A stretch of the Porifericola rhodea genome encodes the following:
- a CDS encoding RagB/SusD family nutrient uptake outer membrane protein, whose translation MTLRKYILKPSILLAMLLYATACDQEEFLENVNKSNLTDVTQWQSETNADIFLNDVYSEVPNRWNFSEHLDYYTDDYNISHYYTASNWRQGVCQVPPQSNASAWGGTHGPTDGYTWETFFTKLRKVNTYIQKLEEYKENFSEDYYNKRIDEARFVRAYFYSEYFMHVGGLPIVTQPLDRNTMSEDEMQTPRATFGKTYNFITTELGQIVENGYLDIKYNNGDKDAGRATLGAALALKGWIELFAASPLFNSGSTYLPDPGNYVHFENPDPNRWAIAAATNKQFIDNYGGGAPYGLYEDLPNLWREANEYNSEVIWDRQVVANVGGMGGSYERRGGPTYVLGEYQTWGNYNPTQELVDDFAMANGKPITDPDSGYDPQNPYANREQRFYDFIVYDGAPYKLDWMPRTDTIFTRIDETSPNPDKTNQIDLAGKTDVGDSGYYQKKMLNQDAAPGNDASGQNYIFYRYAEVLLNYAEAQNEASGPDPSVYDAINQVRKRSNLPDLQPGLSQEQMREAIHRERRIELCFESKRFWDNKRLAKTEERMGQPRHNMVIRNTSPSDNSGDWVYSVEEEVKYTAKFELRQYMSPIPQNAIDQNPKIEQNPGY comes from the coding sequence ATGACACTTAGAAAATATATACTCAAGCCTTCCATACTACTCGCTATGTTGCTTTATGCGACGGCTTGCGATCAGGAAGAATTTCTGGAAAATGTTAACAAGTCTAACCTAACGGATGTCACCCAGTGGCAGTCAGAAACCAATGCGGATATTTTTCTGAACGATGTCTACAGCGAAGTGCCTAACAGATGGAATTTTTCTGAGCATCTGGACTATTATACCGATGACTACAATATTAGCCATTACTATACAGCCTCAAACTGGCGCCAGGGGGTTTGCCAGGTGCCTCCGCAAAGTAATGCGAGTGCCTGGGGTGGCACCCATGGCCCTACAGATGGTTATACTTGGGAAACGTTTTTTACCAAGCTCAGAAAGGTTAATACCTATATTCAAAAGCTGGAAGAGTATAAAGAAAATTTCTCTGAAGACTACTACAATAAAAGAATAGACGAAGCCCGCTTTGTACGTGCCTACTTTTATAGCGAGTACTTTATGCATGTAGGTGGGCTGCCTATAGTGACACAACCCCTGGATCGTAATACTATGAGTGAAGACGAAATGCAAACGCCTCGTGCTACCTTTGGCAAGACATACAATTTTATTACAACAGAATTGGGGCAAATAGTAGAGAATGGCTACCTGGATATTAAATATAATAATGGGGATAAAGATGCAGGAAGAGCTACTCTTGGTGCGGCATTGGCGTTAAAAGGATGGATAGAGCTTTTTGCAGCCAGTCCTTTGTTTAATAGCGGATCTACTTATCTGCCCGATCCGGGTAATTATGTGCATTTTGAAAATCCTGACCCTAACCGCTGGGCTATAGCGGCTGCTACTAACAAGCAGTTCATTGACAATTACGGAGGAGGAGCACCTTACGGCCTGTATGAAGATTTGCCTAACCTGTGGAGGGAGGCAAATGAGTACAACAGTGAAGTGATCTGGGACCGACAGGTAGTAGCAAATGTAGGTGGTATGGGCGGATCGTACGAGCGTAGGGGAGGGCCAACTTATGTGCTGGGCGAATATCAAACCTGGGGCAATTATAACCCTACACAAGAGCTGGTAGATGATTTTGCCATGGCCAATGGCAAGCCCATTACTGACCCCGATTCTGGATACGACCCTCAAAATCCATATGCAAACCGGGAGCAGCGTTTTTACGACTTTATTGTGTATGATGGTGCCCCCTATAAGTTAGATTGGATGCCTCGTACAGATACCATTTTTACCAGAATAGACGAAACTTCTCCCAATCCTGATAAAACTAACCAGATAGATCTGGCAGGAAAAACAGATGTGGGAGACTCTGGCTATTATCAGAAAAAAATGCTGAACCAGGATGCTGCACCCGGTAATGATGCCAGCGGACAAAACTATATCTTCTACCGCTATGCCGAAGTGCTGTTAAACTATGCGGAAGCACAAAATGAGGCATCAGGGCCAGACCCTTCAGTTTATGACGCAATAAATCAGGTGCGCAAGCGCTCAAACCTGCCAGATCTGCAACCAGGACTGTCGCAGGAGCAGATGCGTGAGGCGATCCACCGGGAGAGAAGGATAGAACTTTGCTTTGAAAGTAAGCGCTTCTGGGATAATAAGAGGCTTGCTAAAACTGAAGAGAGAATGGGGCAGCCTCGTCATAATATGGTAATAAGAAATACGAGCCCATCGGATAATTCAGGAGATTGGGTATACAGTGTGGAAGAGGAAGTAAAGTATACTGCCAAGTTTGAGCTCAGACAATATATGAGTCCCATCCCGCAAAACGCAATAGACCAAAACCCTAAAATAGAGCAAAACCCTGGGTATTAA
- a CDS encoding RNA polymerase sigma factor, with the protein MKAQKKGIRPLHPSSTSNSRQNTGLTDLTDLELWQKFKQGDKAAFILIYNQYFDVLYSYGYQFTQDEELIKDCIHDVFAEIRQSRERLSDTNNIRYYLLKSFKSRFLYYQKKKSFLLSEDYYSDGYHFQFSFSTEQKIIEAQISHEKVEKLNRAVQKLSPRQREVIYYFFYEELSIDAIKELMNVSNRRSIQNIVYRALANLKDLITLQLFVGYYHLCIH; encoded by the coding sequence ATGAAAGCCCAGAAGAAAGGCATCAGGCCTCTACACCCTTCGTCTACTTCCAACAGCCGGCAAAATACAGGATTAACAGACCTTACTGACCTGGAGCTTTGGCAAAAATTTAAGCAGGGAGATAAAGCAGCTTTCATATTAATTTACAATCAGTATTTTGATGTTCTCTACAGCTATGGTTATCAGTTTACCCAAGATGAGGAACTAATCAAAGATTGTATTCACGATGTATTTGCCGAGATCAGGCAGTCCAGAGAACGATTATCGGATACAAATAATATTCGCTATTACCTGCTCAAATCCTTTAAAAGCAGGTTTCTGTACTATCAGAAAAAAAAGAGCTTTTTACTCAGCGAGGATTATTATTCGGATGGATATCACTTTCAATTTAGTTTTTCTACCGAGCAGAAAATTATAGAAGCGCAGATAAGCCACGAAAAAGTAGAAAAGCTTAATCGGGCAGTACAAAAGCTTAGCCCCCGGCAGCGAGAGGTAATCTACTACTTCTTCTATGAAGAACTGAGTATAGATGCTATTAAAGAACTGATGAATGTTAGTAATCGTCGCTCTATTCAAAATATTGTTTACCGCGCTTTGGCCAACCTCAAAGACTTAATTACCCTACAGCTTTTTGTGGGCTACTACCATTTGTGTATCCACTGA
- a CDS encoding FecR family protein gives MARKDIYIEDLLTDDNFVKWVKHPNQERKQYWETWLQVHPDRRNDVMLAREMLLKADFVHQPSTEEAKVEVLERLMETEPQRQNNNQYAKKSRTAWLTYTTMAAALALLLLFGIFFFKPKQDTKSVAVQHPDQSWITKENPSGIKSQLQLPDGTMVWLNAESSLSFPLTFDSTQRIVKLSGEAFFDVARDQNRPFTVQSGQLSTTALGTSFNIFCYPEEESVEVSLLTGIVEVNRRDSLVQKHLLKPGEQIIYTQREFSKSQFSYNAAIGWKEGLLVFEEENLMHIKRKLERWYGIEVELIGKPDQTWRINGTFKNQSLERVLQRLRYTKDFDYQISGKKVTIHFS, from the coding sequence ATGGCTCGTAAAGATATATATATAGAAGACCTGCTGACCGATGACAATTTTGTCAAATGGGTAAAACATCCGAATCAGGAGAGAAAGCAGTACTGGGAAACCTGGTTACAGGTGCACCCTGATCGGCGTAACGATGTCATGCTTGCCCGGGAAATGCTGCTGAAGGCAGACTTTGTTCATCAGCCATCAACGGAGGAGGCCAAAGTGGAAGTATTGGAACGCCTGATGGAGACTGAGCCTCAGAGGCAAAATAACAATCAATACGCTAAGAAGAGCCGCACTGCCTGGCTTACATATACTACGATGGCTGCTGCACTAGCCTTGTTGCTGCTCTTTGGAATATTTTTCTTTAAACCAAAGCAAGACACCAAAAGTGTGGCTGTCCAGCACCCAGATCAATCCTGGATAACTAAAGAGAACCCTTCCGGCATTAAATCTCAGCTGCAATTACCCGACGGTACTATGGTATGGCTTAATGCCGAAAGTAGCCTTAGTTTTCCTCTTACTTTTGACAGCACTCAGCGGATAGTAAAGCTGAGCGGAGAAGCTTTTTTTGATGTTGCCCGGGATCAAAACCGTCCCTTTACTGTGCAGTCGGGGCAGCTAAGCACCACTGCCCTGGGTACATCATTTAATATATTTTGCTACCCGGAAGAAGAAAGCGTAGAAGTATCGCTGCTCACTGGTATCGTAGAAGTTAACCGTAGAGATAGTCTTGTACAGAAACACCTCCTGAAACCCGGAGAGCAGATCATATATACTCAGCGTGAGTTTTCCAAAAGTCAATTCAGCTATAATGCTGCAATCGGCTGGAAAGAGGGACTGCTGGTATTTGAGGAAGAGAATCTGATGCACATCAAACGCAAACTGGAAAGATGGTACGGTATAGAGGTAGAGCTTATCGGAAAACCCGATCAGACCTGGAGAATCAACGGCACCTTTAAAAACCAAAGTCTGGAGCGGGTACTTCAACGTCTGCGCTATACTAAAGATTTTGACTATCAGATCAGCGGAAAAAAAGTAACAATCCACTTTTCATAA
- a CDS encoding SusC/RagA family TonB-linked outer membrane protein: MKFKVLQGIIAMSKLGIRAFFLVLICYTTIMASDSNAQKAKSIRQVLINIHLKDATVQEALQHIEQATDFRFMYDVNDIRTRKKINLHESQISVYQLLEKLSREASLKFKQTNFDIDVKKVKRSSGRNNKSQAYVAISVSGKVTSDEDGEGLPGVNVLVKGTAIGTVTDIEGNYKIEVPETESVLVFSSIGYLSEEVIVGNRTEVNVVLLPDIKSLEEIVVVGYGTQKKSNLTGAVSSVKANEIQEAPFTSIDQGLVGRASGVMVTQTSGMPGAVASIRIRGTSSLQGGNEPLYVIDGFPVYNGGGYGSTGGNARMSGLATINPADIESIEILKDASATAIYGARAANGVVLITTKSGKEGRDQITFDAYYGTQSPVRQIDVMNALEYAKLVNEAYTNDGLNPVYDSDKMAELRANPEGTNWQDEVFRSAPIQNYQLTFSGGDKKTNYSVSANYFDQQGVIINSGFKRYSGRVNLSRNVLSNLKFGTNLNVSRTSSDVVRTDAGGAAGVVNTAMKFNPIQPVYQNEALGEYTPVNIPGIILANPVATAREQVRENTMLRLLGNIYGEWEIIPDLKAKVSFGTDLVNTKFDTFVPSNIFESGGVAQADISSGNTTNWLNENTLSWNKEINSDHSISLLGGITFQQNVYEGLSASSQEFVNNVLGENSLGSGSVYNQPSSSKTQWNLMSYLGRVNYNIMEKYLLSFNARVDGSSRFGSNYKYSFFPSGAVAWRLIEEGFVKDMNLFSNLKVRASYGLTGNQEIGLYQSLPTLTNNTYTLGRSLVTGFYPNKIPNPDLKWEKTAQFDIGLDFGFFEERLRFTADYYHKKTTDLIYNVAVPYVSGFDTSLQNIGSVENRGIELAIGSDIIATPDFRWTSSFNISFNRNKVLELGGEEYKDVGDGDGHLKTGSVHRLIVGEPIGLFYGYVFDGIFQNQAELDAGPRSPTNWIGGRRYLDLGGPEGEPDGNVNATYDRTVIGDPNPDFFGGFTNTFSYRGVELNVFMQYSYGNDLFNYNAMELELPSGGQNVYADLVNRWTPENPSDVYPVATTNRSAVFSDAYIEDGSYLKVKTMTLAYTFPMLNSQKLSGLKLYLTGQNLLTFTDYSGYDPEVSYRGASNLQMGEDFGGYPQSRTFMLGVKMNLQ, encoded by the coding sequence ATGAAATTTAAAGTTTTACAAGGCATTATTGCTATGTCAAAGTTAGGGATAAGAGCGTTTTTTCTTGTGCTTATCTGTTATACCACCATTATGGCTTCAGATAGTAATGCGCAAAAGGCAAAAAGCATTCGCCAGGTTTTAATTAATATTCACCTGAAAGATGCTACGGTACAGGAGGCACTTCAGCACATAGAGCAGGCTACTGATTTTCGCTTTATGTATGATGTGAATGATATCAGGACCAGAAAAAAGATCAATTTACATGAAAGTCAGATCTCAGTATACCAGCTGCTGGAAAAGCTCTCAAGAGAAGCCTCTCTTAAATTTAAGCAGACCAACTTTGATATTGACGTAAAGAAAGTAAAGCGTAGTAGTGGCAGAAACAACAAGTCGCAGGCATATGTAGCCATATCTGTCAGCGGAAAGGTTACATCTGACGAAGATGGCGAGGGGCTGCCCGGCGTTAATGTGCTGGTAAAAGGTACGGCCATAGGTACAGTAACTGACATTGAAGGAAATTATAAGATTGAAGTTCCTGAAACAGAGAGTGTGCTGGTGTTTAGTTCCATCGGTTATCTGAGCGAAGAGGTAATAGTAGGCAATCGTACAGAAGTTAATGTTGTTTTACTTCCAGACATTAAATCGCTGGAAGAAATTGTAGTGGTTGGCTATGGTACGCAGAAAAAGAGCAACCTTACCGGAGCCGTTTCTTCTGTAAAAGCAAATGAAATTCAGGAAGCGCCATTCACTTCTATAGATCAGGGGCTGGTGGGTAGAGCATCAGGCGTAATGGTGACACAGACCTCTGGTATGCCCGGAGCGGTAGCTTCTATCCGAATCAGGGGGACCAGCTCTTTGCAAGGTGGTAATGAGCCACTGTACGTTATAGATGGTTTTCCGGTATACAATGGTGGTGGTTATGGCAGTACTGGCGGCAATGCGCGTATGAGTGGCCTGGCAACTATCAACCCTGCCGATATTGAGTCTATAGAAATATTAAAAGACGCCTCCGCTACGGCTATCTATGGGGCGCGTGCAGCAAATGGTGTAGTCCTCATCACTACTAAAAGTGGTAAAGAAGGCAGAGATCAGATTACCTTTGATGCCTACTACGGTACTCAGTCTCCGGTGCGTCAGATAGATGTGATGAACGCCCTGGAATACGCTAAGCTGGTTAACGAGGCCTATACCAATGATGGCTTAAACCCGGTTTACGACAGTGATAAAATGGCTGAGTTGCGGGCCAATCCTGAAGGTACCAACTGGCAGGATGAGGTATTTCGCAGTGCGCCTATACAGAATTACCAGCTTACCTTCTCTGGGGGCGATAAAAAAACCAATTACTCTGTTTCTGCCAATTATTTTGACCAGCAGGGCGTCATCATCAATTCAGGTTTCAAGCGCTATTCGGGTAGGGTAAACCTCTCCAGAAATGTGCTGAGCAATCTTAAGTTTGGTACCAATCTCAACGTAAGCCGTACCTCATCTGATGTGGTGCGTACTGATGCCGGGGGGGCTGCCGGGGTAGTTAATACAGCTATGAAGTTTAATCCTATACAGCCGGTTTACCAAAACGAAGCTCTTGGTGAGTATACACCGGTCAATATACCAGGTATTATTTTAGCCAATCCGGTAGCTACCGCCAGAGAGCAGGTAAGAGAAAATACCATGCTTCGCCTGTTGGGTAATATTTATGGGGAGTGGGAGATTATCCCTGACCTCAAGGCTAAAGTCTCTTTTGGTACCGACCTGGTCAATACCAAGTTTGATACTTTTGTGCCTTCCAATATTTTTGAGTCAGGAGGAGTGGCCCAGGCAGACATTAGTAGCGGTAATACAACCAACTGGCTCAACGAAAATACCCTGAGCTGGAATAAAGAAATTAATTCAGACCATTCTATTTCACTATTAGGCGGTATTACTTTTCAGCAAAATGTGTACGAAGGCCTAAGTGCCTCTTCGCAGGAATTTGTCAACAATGTACTGGGTGAAAATTCTTTGGGATCTGGCTCAGTGTACAATCAGCCCTCTTCTTCCAAAACACAATGGAACCTGATGTCCTACCTTGGTAGAGTTAACTACAACATCATGGAGAAGTATCTACTATCGTTTAATGCTCGTGTAGATGGCTCTTCTCGTTTTGGCTCAAATTACAAATACTCTTTCTTTCCTTCCGGAGCAGTAGCTTGGAGGCTGATAGAGGAAGGCTTTGTTAAGGATATGAACCTCTTCTCTAACCTGAAAGTTAGAGCTAGCTATGGTTTGACGGGTAATCAGGAAATTGGTTTATATCAGTCGCTACCCACTTTAACTAATAATACTTATACCCTTGGGCGTTCACTAGTCACTGGTTTTTATCCAAATAAAATTCCTAACCCAGACCTGAAATGGGAAAAAACCGCCCAGTTTGACATAGGCCTTGATTTTGGTTTCTTTGAGGAGAGATTGCGTTTTACCGCAGATTATTATCATAAGAAAACAACGGACCTGATATACAATGTAGCGGTACCTTATGTATCGGGTTTTGATACTTCTTTGCAAAATATCGGTAGTGTAGAAAACCGTGGTATAGAGCTCGCTATCGGTAGCGATATCATAGCTACTCCAGATTTTCGCTGGACTTCTTCATTTAACATTTCTTTTAACCGCAACAAAGTGCTGGAGTTGGGAGGAGAAGAGTATAAAGATGTAGGGGACGGAGATGGTCACCTTAAAACTGGTTCGGTACACCGACTCATTGTAGGTGAGCCTATCGGCCTTTTTTACGGTTATGTGTTTGATGGTATTTTCCAGAATCAGGCTGAACTGGATGCAGGACCCAGAAGCCCTACCAACTGGATAGGAGGTAGGCGCTACCTTGATCTGGGTGGCCCAGAAGGTGAGCCAGATGGTAACGTAAATGCTACTTATGACCGAACGGTAATCGGTGACCCCAATCCTGATTTCTTTGGTGGATTTACCAATACCTTCTCTTACAGGGGCGTGGAGCTTAATGTATTTATGCAGTATTCTTATGGTAACGATCTGTTCAACTATAACGCTATGGAGCTGGAGTTACCTTCTGGCGGGCAAAATGTATATGCTGATCTGGTTAATCGCTGGACGCCAGAAAACCCTAGTGATGTATACCCGGTGGCTACTACTAACCGTTCGGCAGTATTTAGCGATGCCTACATTGAAGACGGCTCTTACCTTAAAGTCAAAACGATGACGCTGGCTTATACTTTTCCTATGCTAAACAGCCAAAAGTTAAGCGGACTAAAACTTTACCTAACCGGGCAGAACCTGCTCACCTTTACTGATTATTCAGGCTACGATCCGGAAGTTAGCTATCGTGGAGCTTCCAACTTGCAAATGGGTGAAGACTTTGGAGGCTACCCTCAGTCCAGAACGTTTATGTTAGGCGTTAAGATGAACTTACAATAA
- a CDS encoding RagB/SusD family nutrient uptake outer membrane protein, with protein sequence MKKIYLSLIIYIGFNLLPSCTDDFLEEKPEDRFVIDNFYSSRTDAEAAVAAVYQQLYSIYERYIFLLNALPADDEKNGLGMPNQYLQNLEFLRHTSENQFTRQMWQYNYSGIARANTAILNIPNINMDEEIKNRLVGETKFLRALYYFNLVRFYGDVPLLLKLETVEDALGARTPKAEVYNQIIQDLNDAEAALPITYSDKDMGRATRGAAKILLGKVYLTMHEYQKAADKLAEVVENEGAYGYGLHDNYGDNWEPATENGLEMVFAIEFMDPPGNGNSAMILQGPKYSLPGGFSVLGLTNSNEADIPTRDLYDRFSDADERKAATFTTDFVSLTDGSVHTSTIPIFTKYWEEGESNPNNSDANMHIIRYADALLMYAEALNEVGQTDKALEYLNRVRERAFNSTDYNYSNLSADEFRTAVWLERRLELAMEGHRWFDLVRTGRFIERMKEHAAYEASVAESNKVEIAQNIQDYMILMPIPQREVDLNAELDQNPGY encoded by the coding sequence ATGAAAAAGATATATTTATCCCTAATTATATATATTGGTTTCAACCTACTGCCATCCTGTACAGATGACTTTCTGGAAGAAAAGCCTGAAGACCGCTTTGTTATAGACAACTTCTACAGCAGTAGAACAGATGCTGAGGCTGCCGTAGCAGCAGTGTATCAGCAGTTGTATAGCATCTATGAGCGTTACATATTTTTACTGAATGCTCTGCCCGCAGATGATGAGAAAAATGGGCTGGGAATGCCCAATCAGTATTTGCAAAACCTGGAGTTTCTACGCCATACGTCAGAGAACCAGTTTACACGACAGATGTGGCAATACAACTACTCAGGGATAGCACGAGCCAATACTGCTATTCTCAACATTCCGAACATCAATATGGATGAGGAGATAAAAAACCGTCTGGTAGGCGAAACAAAATTTCTGAGGGCACTATACTATTTTAACCTGGTGCGTTTTTACGGAGATGTGCCACTTTTGCTAAAGCTGGAGACGGTAGAAGATGCACTGGGCGCACGTACCCCCAAAGCAGAGGTATACAACCAGATTATACAGGACTTAAATGATGCAGAGGCAGCATTACCCATAACATACAGTGACAAAGATATGGGAAGAGCTACCCGTGGCGCAGCCAAAATATTATTGGGCAAAGTTTACCTGACCATGCATGAATACCAGAAAGCAGCAGATAAGCTGGCCGAAGTGGTGGAAAATGAAGGAGCTTACGGCTATGGTCTGCATGATAACTATGGCGATAACTGGGAGCCGGCTACGGAAAACGGACTGGAGATGGTATTTGCCATAGAGTTTATGGACCCTCCCGGAAACGGTAATTCCGCCATGATTTTGCAGGGCCCTAAATATTCACTACCTGGTGGCTTTAGCGTGCTTGGGCTTACCAACTCCAACGAGGCAGACATTCCCACCCGTGATTTATATGATCGTTTTTCTGATGCTGATGAGCGTAAAGCTGCAACATTTACAACAGATTTTGTAAGTTTGACGGATGGTTCTGTGCATACTTCTACCATTCCAATCTTTACGAAGTACTGGGAGGAAGGAGAAAGCAACCCTAATAATAGTGATGCCAATATGCATATAATACGCTATGCCGATGCCTTGCTAATGTATGCGGAGGCGCTTAATGAAGTAGGGCAGACTGATAAGGCTCTTGAGTATCTTAACCGAGTTCGGGAAAGGGCTTTTAACTCTACAGATTACAACTATAGTAACTTATCAGCAGATGAGTTTCGTACGGCTGTATGGCTGGAGCGTCGCCTGGAACTGGCAATGGAAGGTCATCGCTGGTTTGATCTGGTACGTACCGGTAGGTTTATTGAGCGTATGAAAGAGCATGCTGCTTATGAAGCCTCAGTAGCTGAAAGTAATAAGGTGGAAATAGCGCAGAATATACAGGATTACATGATTTTGATGCCTATTCCGCAAAGAGAAGTAGACTTAAATGCAGAACTGGACCAAAATCCCGGATATTAA
- a CDS encoding sulfatase family protein: MPILLYYFLISIFCVCSLHAHAQKKRSTQDLPNIVLIYADDLGYGDLGTYGALEFETPHLDQLAAEGMRFTNFEVTQAVCSASRASILTGCYANRLSMGGALNPHAKKGLHPDEETLAELVKRAADYSTAMYGKWHLGHLKPFLPTRQGFDEYVGVPYSNDMWKWNYDMKLATEETHARKASYPELPLMAGDTVYKELQDLDDQAELTTIYTKKAVEFIHKNKEKPFFLCVPHSMPHVPLAVSDKFKGKSAQGLYGDVIMEIDWSVGEIVKALEQNGLTENTLLIFTSDNGPWLNFGEHAGSTAGLREGKGTSFEGGVRVPCIMKWPRQIKAGQVCNKLAATIDFFPTIAEILQVELPDKKIDGVSILPLMKGEAGAKPREVFYYYYQRNALEAVRRDHWKLVLPHTHRTYVAQEPGKGGVFGSIDHVQTEMALYDLRRDPGERYDVQSYYPEIVKELQKLATQAREDLGDELHNIEGPNIRAAGHISQF; this comes from the coding sequence ATGCCTATCTTACTGTATTACTTTTTAATTAGCATTTTTTGTGTTTGCTCTTTACATGCTCATGCTCAAAAGAAGCGCTCAACACAAGATCTGCCTAATATTGTTTTAATTTATGCGGATGATTTAGGATATGGAGATCTGGGTACTTATGGTGCACTTGAATTTGAGACTCCACATCTGGATCAACTGGCAGCTGAAGGCATGCGCTTTACCAATTTTGAAGTCACACAGGCTGTATGTTCAGCATCACGTGCATCCATTCTTACTGGCTGCTATGCAAACCGCCTAAGCATGGGAGGTGCGCTGAACCCACATGCCAAAAAAGGCTTGCACCCCGATGAAGAAACGCTTGCCGAACTTGTAAAACGCGCAGCTGATTATAGTACCGCTATGTATGGCAAATGGCATCTGGGTCACCTTAAACCCTTTCTGCCAACGCGACAGGGCTTTGATGAATATGTGGGAGTTCCATACTCTAACGATATGTGGAAGTGGAATTACGACATGAAGTTAGCCACTGAAGAAACTCATGCCCGCAAAGCCAGCTACCCGGAACTTCCGCTCATGGCTGGCGATACGGTGTACAAAGAGCTTCAAGACCTAGACGATCAGGCAGAATTGACCACTATCTATACAAAAAAAGCCGTAGAGTTTATCCATAAGAACAAAGAGAAGCCTTTTTTTCTCTGTGTTCCTCATTCTATGCCCCATGTGCCGTTGGCCGTATCGGACAAGTTTAAAGGGAAAAGTGCTCAGGGCTTGTACGGAGATGTAATCATGGAAATAGACTGGTCGGTAGGAGAAATAGTAAAAGCGCTGGAACAAAACGGTCTTACCGAGAATACACTGCTTATTTTTACTTCCGATAATGGTCCCTGGCTAAATTTTGGTGAACATGCCGGTTCTACTGCCGGGCTCAGAGAGGGAAAAGGAACCAGCTTTGAAGGAGGTGTACGCGTACCCTGTATTATGAAATGGCCTCGCCAGATCAAGGCAGGGCAAGTATGCAACAAGCTGGCTGCAACCATAGATTTCTTTCCTACAATTGCCGAAATATTGCAAGTAGAACTGCCAGATAAAAAGATTGATGGGGTAAGTATTCTTCCCCTCATGAAAGGAGAAGCAGGTGCTAAACCCCGTGAAGTTTTTTACTATTATTACCAAAGAAATGCATTGGAAGCCGTTCGTAGAGACCACTGGAAGCTAGTACTACCGCATACGCATCGTACCTACGTAGCTCAGGAACCCGGTAAAGGTGGAGTATTCGGCTCTATAGACCATGTGCAAACCGAAATGGCACTTTACGATCTTCGTCGCGACCCGGGGGAGCGCTACGATGTACAATCATACTACCCAGAAATTGTTAAGGAGTTGCAAAAATTAGCAACTCAGGCTCGTGAAGATCTGGGAGATGAGCTTCACAATATTGAAGGCCCCAACATCAGGGCAGCAGGACATATCAGTCAATTTTAA